One Alphaproteobacteria bacterium DNA segment encodes these proteins:
- the speB gene encoding agmatinase, with the protein MNPVDPDELERLRRKFADAGREIFDPKFQTVAELLALDGKPRALPFGGVPTLLDAPYVSDFQDLDIALVGVPMDLGVVNRSGARFGPRAVRAIERVGPYHYRHGLVPRAECRLGDVGDVPLQSRFDLDTSLADIKDFYSKLVAAGVRPLSVGGDHSVSQPILKAIGRRAPVGLVHIDAHCDTGGELDGSKFNHGAPFRHAVLDGVVDPRRSIQIGIRGSSEFVWEFSYDAGMTVIHVEDFSAMGVAAVVDKAREVVGAGPCYVSFDVDGLDPAYAPGTGTPEVGGLSPRECQELLCGLAGLDVIGGDVVEIAPQYDPSTNTAHVGAQMLFEILALMVLAHPARK; encoded by the coding sequence ATGAACCCTGTGGACCCGGATGAACTCGAACGCCTGCGGCGGAAATTCGCCGACGCCGGCCGGGAAATTTTCGACCCGAAGTTCCAAACCGTGGCCGAGCTCTTGGCCCTCGACGGCAAGCCGCGGGCGTTGCCGTTTGGTGGCGTTCCGACCTTGCTGGATGCGCCCTACGTGTCCGACTTCCAGGACCTCGACATAGCCCTTGTGGGCGTGCCCATGGATCTCGGCGTGGTCAACCGCTCGGGTGCGCGCTTCGGGCCGCGGGCGGTGCGGGCCATCGAACGCGTCGGGCCCTACCACTATCGCCACGGGCTGGTGCCCAGGGCGGAGTGCCGGCTCGGCGACGTCGGCGACGTGCCCCTGCAAAGTCGCTTCGATCTCGACACCTCGCTCGCCGACATCAAGGATTTCTATTCCAAGCTCGTGGCCGCAGGCGTCCGGCCCTTGAGCGTCGGCGGCGACCATTCGGTCAGCCAGCCGATCTTGAAAGCAATCGGCCGCCGGGCGCCCGTCGGCCTGGTGCATATCGATGCCCACTGCGACACCGGCGGCGAGCTCGACGGCTCCAAGTTCAATCACGGTGCGCCCTTCCGCCATGCCGTGCTCGACGGCGTCGTCGATCCCCGGCGCAGCATCCAGATCGGCATCCGCGGCTCGTCCGAATTCGTCTGGGAATTTTCCTACGATGCCGGCATGACAGTGATCCACGTCGAGGATTTTTCGGCAATGGGCGTGGCGGCGGTGGTGGACAAGGCGCGTGAGGTGGTGGGCGCGGGGCCCTGCTACGTCAGCTTCGACGTCGACGGCCTCGATCCCGCCTATGCCCCGGGCACCGGTACGCCGGAGGTGGGCGGGCTTTCGCCGCGGGAGTGCCAGGAGCTCCTTTGCGGCCTGGCGGGGCTCGACGTGATCGGCGGCGACGTGGTCGAAATCGCCCCGCAGTACGATCCTTCGACCAACACGGCCCATGTCGGCGCCCAGATGTTGTTCGAGATCCTGGCCCTGATGGTGCTGGCGCACCCGGCCAGGAAGTAG
- a CDS encoding DUF86 domain-containing protein, producing the protein MSDELLRARLGHILTAIAAIRRYVADKNLEEFTNDRQLIDAVERNIERVSEASRHLPEELKTGFSHIPWREIAGIGNVLRHDYPSILPREIWATVTGDLPELEAAVSAMIEEIEAKRE; encoded by the coding sequence ATGAGCGACGAACTCCTCCGGGCCCGCCTCGGCCACATCCTCACGGCCATTGCCGCGATCCGGCGATACGTCGCTGACAAGAACCTGGAGGAATTCACCAACGACCGACAACTGATCGACGCCGTCGAACGCAATATTGAACGCGTGTCGGAGGCGTCGCGCCATCTACCGGAGGAATTGAAGACGGGCTTTTCCCACATACCCTGGCGGGAGATCGCCGGCATCGGCAACGTACTGCGTCACGACTACCCGAGCATTCTGCCGCGCGAGATATGGGCAACCGTGACAGGCGACCTGCCCGAGTTGGAGGCCGCTGTGTCCGCTATGATCGAGGAGATCGAGGCGAAGCGGGAATAG
- a CDS encoding nucleotidyltransferase domain-containing protein, whose product MPERDRIVNRLKAREQELRARGVCRLALIGSTARGEATARDVDVLVDIDPQQPFSLVDHSGLSLYLGDLLECATDVVVRESLSPPERTRIGRDEVSVF is encoded by the coding sequence ATGCCGGAACGTGATCGCATCGTCAATCGGCTCAAGGCCCGCGAACAAGAGTTGCGCGCCCGCGGCGTCTGCCGTCTGGCGCTGATCGGCTCGACGGCTCGCGGCGAGGCGACCGCGCGTGACGTCGATGTGCTTGTCGATATCGATCCGCAGCAGCCATTTTCGCTCGTCGATCATTCCGGGTTGTCGCTCTATCTCGGCGACCTTCTGGAATGCGCCACCGACGTTGTCGTGCGCGAAAGCCTGTCGCCGCCCGAGCGCACCCGCATCGGCCGCGATGAGGTGAGCGTTTTTTGA